A part of Solicola gregarius genomic DNA contains:
- a CDS encoding 3-isopropylmalate dehydrogenase, translated as MTSLAVVPGDGIGPEVTREALRVLETIAPAYDLTFTTTEYDLGARRYHASGETLPDAVLEEIRGHDAILLGAVGDPSVPSGVLERGLLLRLRFELDHYVNLRPSKLFTGVPSPLRDPGEIDFVVVREGTEGPYVGNGGALRVGTPHEIATEVSVNTAFGVERVVRDAFARAAARPRKKLTLVHKNNVLVHAGHLWSRTVDRVAQEFPDIAVDYLHVDAATIFLATDPARFDVVVTDNLFGDIITDLAAAITGGIGLAASGNVNPDHTAPSMFEPVHGSAPDIAGQSKADPTAAILSTVLLLDHLGHADAAHDVQQAAEADIAERGSAPRRTEEVGEAIAARVAEGVRVG; from the coding sequence ATGACCTCACTTGCAGTCGTCCCCGGAGACGGAATCGGACCCGAAGTGACCCGCGAGGCACTTCGCGTACTCGAGACCATCGCCCCGGCATACGACCTGACGTTCACGACCACCGAGTACGACCTCGGGGCACGCCGCTATCACGCGAGCGGCGAGACACTCCCCGATGCGGTACTCGAGGAGATCCGCGGCCACGATGCGATCCTGCTCGGCGCCGTCGGCGACCCGAGCGTTCCGTCGGGCGTACTCGAGCGCGGCCTGCTGCTGCGGCTGCGCTTCGAGCTCGACCACTACGTGAACCTTCGCCCGTCCAAGCTGTTCACGGGAGTACCCTCCCCGCTCCGCGATCCCGGCGAGATCGACTTCGTCGTCGTACGCGAGGGCACAGAGGGTCCCTACGTCGGCAACGGCGGCGCGCTGCGAGTCGGCACACCGCACGAGATCGCGACCGAGGTCAGCGTCAACACGGCGTTCGGCGTCGAGCGGGTCGTCCGCGACGCGTTCGCCAGGGCGGCGGCACGACCTCGTAAGAAGCTCACCCTCGTGCACAAGAACAACGTGCTCGTGCACGCCGGGCACCTGTGGTCACGCACCGTCGACCGGGTGGCCCAGGAGTTCCCCGACATCGCCGTGGACTACCTCCACGTCGACGCCGCGACGATCTTCCTCGCGACCGATCCTGCCCGGTTCGACGTCGTCGTCACCGACAACCTGTTCGGCGACATCATCACCGACCTCGCCGCCGCGATCACCGGCGGCATCGGACTCGCCGCGAGCGGCAACGTGAACCCCGACCACACCGCGCCGAGCATGTTCGAGCCGGTCCATGGCTCCGCACCGGATATCGCGGGCCAGTCGAAGGCCGACCCGACGGCGGCGATCCTGTCGACCGTACTGCTGCTCGACCACCTCGGCCACGCCGATGCGGCGCACGACGTACAGCAGGCGGCCGAGGCCG